The window CCTTACAGATAAGTCTAGTTTTTCAAAATTGTGCGTAGGATAGCTGTTTTTTTTAGAATATAGATAGATTATTAATCTGATACCACAAATTAAACAAAACGCTAGAAGAATCCAGATTAATTTATTGTCATTTTTTGCATAAGCTGCATATCCTAAAAAACCTACAAATAAATATGGGACAATACTATTTAATTTAACAAGTTTGGAAAATTCCCAAACAGATAATAATCCAAATATTGTAATTAAAATAACGTACGATTCTTTAGAGTAAAGAATTGCTGCTAAAAAAAGTAAAATATAAATTACACCTGAAGTGGCTCGAGTAATAAGGTTGCTCATTCTTATAAATCTTCAAAGAGTAGCAAATATAAGTTTTTAGAATTACTGTTGCCGTAATTCATAAAATTATCGTCATTTTTTTTGAGTGTATATTTTTTAACAGCACTAATGTTTGTAGGAATATTTCCACCGAAATTAGTTTTAATACCTGTTAATGCTTCACCAGTATTTTTTACAAATTGACTAGTTGTTGCGTATACAATAAAATGATCTGATAGTTCTGTTAACTTTTTACTTCTTAGTTGGTTGGATGAAAATAAAATATCTCCTTTATCTGCAATTAAGTGTTCGCAGGTTGTAAAAAAGGGTGCGTTTGTTTTAAGTGAATCTGTTAAATTAACATCAATCTTAGCTAAGAATTTTGGTAAATCAATATCTGTACAGATTAATTTTTTCCAATTATTTTCTAATAAAATATTTTTCAAGTTAGAAATAACCTCATCTTTATTAGTACAGTATAAAAACTTACCGCCTTTGTTAATAAAATGATGCACAAAATTATCGTCAAGAGAAAGATTTACAGGTTGTTGTTTAATTTCCTCTTTCTCTTGAGCGGTAGTTTTAAATATTTTTTTTAAAAAATTCATACTATTAATTACAAAATTGTACTAATCTAATAGCTCTTTTTCCTCTTTAGGAAGTTGGTTATTAGTTTCCGTTTCTTCTTTGTCAAAAGGTCTTTTCCCAAAAATCTTTTCTAAATCGTCTTTAAAGATAACTTCTTTTTCTAGCAGTTTATCAGCTAAAATAGTTAATTTATCTTTGTGTAAACTTAAGATTTCTATTGCTCTAATGTATTGACCTTCAATTATTTTAGAGATTTCTTCGTCAATTTTCTTAGCAGTTGCTTCACTGTAAGGTTTTACAAAACCGTCATTACCAGAAGAATCATAATAAGTTACATTTCCAACTTCATCGTTTAATCCATAAACAGTAACCATTGCTCTAGCTTGTTTGGTAACTTTTTCTAAATCGCTTAATGCACCAGTTGAAATTTTATTAAACATTATTTTTTCTGCTGCACGACCTGCCATAGTAGCACACATTTCATCTAACATTTGTTCTGTTTGAACAATCATTCTTTCTGCAGGTAAATACCAAGCGGCCCCTAAAGATTGTCCTCGAGGAACTATTGTTACTTTAACTAATGGAGCAGCGTGTTCTAGCATCCAACTAACGGTTGCATGACCAGCTTCGTGAAAAGCAATAACGTTCTTTTCTTTTGGTGTAATTACTTTATTTTTCTTTTCTAAACCACCAACAATTCTATCAACAGCATCTAAGAAATCTTGATGATGAATTGCTTTTTTACTATTTCTAGCAGCAATTAAAGCAGCTTCATTACACATGTTTGCGATATCTGCACCCGAAAAACCAGGAGTTTGTTGTGCTAAAAACTTTACATTAACATCGTCGGCTAATTTTAAAGGTTTTATATGTACTTTAAAAATTTCTTCACGTTCATTTATGTTTGGTAAATCAACATAAATCTGACGATCAAAACGTCCAGCACGCATTAATGCGCTATCTAAAACGTCTGCTCTGTTTGTAGCAGCTAATACAATTACATTTGTATCAGTTCCAAAACCATCCATTTCAGTTAATAACTGATTTAATGTGTTTTCTCTTTCGTCATTTCCACCTGTCATGCTATTTTTTCCACGAGCACGACCAATTGCATCAATCTCATCAATAAATATAATTGAAGGAGATTTTTGTTGTGCTTGTTTGAATAAGTCTCTAACACGAGAGGCTCCAACACCAACAAACATTTCTACAAAATCTGAACCTGATAAAGAGAAAAATGGTACATCTGCTTCACCTGCAACTGCTTTTGCTAATAACGTTTTTCCTGTCCCTGGAGGTCCAACTAATAATGCTCCTTTTGGTATTTTACCACCTAAAGCGGTATATTTTCCTGGATTTTTTAAGAAGTCAACAATTTCTTGAACTTCTTCTTTTGCTCCTTCTAAACCGGCAACATTTTCGAAAGTAGTTTTTACTTTAGTGTCTTTGTCAAATAATTTTGCTTTAGACTTACCAATGTTAAAGATTTGTCCGCCACCACCAGCACCGCCAGCTCCACCAGACATTCTTCTCATAAAAAATAGCCAAATACCTATTAAAAGTATAAACGGTAAAAAACCGATTATAGTGTCAATCATACTTGTGCGTTCAATATTTTCTTTGTCGAAATCTAAATTGCTTTCAGTTTTAATTTTTGCAATTTCATTTTCAAAATTTTGTAAATCACCAAAATTATATTCAAAAAAAGGAGCTTCTGATTTGTATAAAACAGATTCAGTTTGCTTTTGATAATCAGCTTTCTTAAGCGCTTCTTCTTTAAGATAAATTTGAGCTAAACTGTTGTTTTCTACAACAATTTTAGAGACTTCATTATCTTTTAGAACTTTAAAGAATTCGTTTTTAGAAATTCGTTTTGTTCCTAAGCTACCTGAATTAAATAGGCTTAAGCTTAAAAGGAAAATTATAATTGGCACATAAATCCAATAAGAATTGAATTTAAAAGGCGCATTTTTTTTAGTGTCTTTTTTATCTTGGCTCATAAATTTTTTTTGAAAAATTAAGTTTTACACAGATTTTATCTTAGTGATTTTTGCATCACCCCATAAACTTTCTATGTCGTAAAACTCACGTACTTGTTTTTGGAAAATGTGAACAACAACGTTTACATAATCCATTAATACCCATTCAGAATTTGTTTGTCCTTCAATGTGCCAAGGTTTGTCTTTAAGTTCTTTACTTACACCTTTTTGCACAGAACCAGAAATGGCATTTACCTGTGTATTTGAAGTACCGCTGCAAATTATAAAGTAATCGCAAACAGTATTTTCTATTTCTCTTAAGTCTAAAAGTTGAATATCTTCTCCCTTTACATCATCAATTCCTTTAATTATAGCGGAGATTAACTCGTCTGTACTTACTTGCTTTTTAGTCATTCAGAAATTTTAAGTTTAGTGCAAATTTACTGTTTTTTTGTTAGTTTTTTGTGTAATATTACACTAGTTTAGTCTTTATTTAACAGTCTATTTTACACTTGAAATTAATCAAACTTCATACCACTACATCTACCAATTCTTTTTTAAAAGAATTAAGCAAAGAAACACGGTTAGATAACTTTACAGTAGTTCTTACAGATGAACAAACTTTAGGACGTGGTCAAGTACAACAAAAATGGCAATCTGAACCTTTTAATAATCTGACATTCAGTGTTTTTGTTTCTTTTAATGATTTAAAGATTATACATCAAAAATATTTAAATTTTGCTGTAAGTTCGGCAGTTTTTAACACCCTAGAATCTTTAGATTTACCTAAGTTAACTATAAAATGGCCTAACGACATTCTGTCAGATAATAAGAAGTTGTGTGGTATTTTAATAGAAAATCAACTTAAAAAGGATAAAATTAATTCTTCAGTAATTGGAATTGGCTTAAATGTGAATCAACTTATTTTTAATGAATTGCCAGATGCAATTTCCTTGAAAATAATTAAACAAACCAATTTTGATTTAGATAAATTGTTAGAAAAGATTGTTGTTAACTTAAAAAATCAGATTAGAAATTTAGCACAGAAGAACTTCGCTCTGTTGGAAAGGGACTACTTGAGTTCTTTATACAAGTTTAATAAGCCTTCAATGTTTAGGGATGAAATTAACCAACACTTATTTATGGGTAAAATAGTAGGTGTTTCTTTAGAAGGAAAATTACAGGTTGAGTTAGAAGATGAATTGGTGAAAGATTTTGGTTTAAAAGAAATAAAATTTTTATAAAAAAAAACTGACAAAGTTATTTGTCAGTTTTTCGCTTAAATTATTATTCCCACGTAGTGGAAGCCTAAAAATTTATTTTATAATTTATCTAAATTGTCAGTTAATGTTTCAATAAAGCTTGTTAATGGTTTTTTTACCATCATTGCCATCATCATATTAAACTTACCGTTAAAATCTAAAGTAACTTTGCTAGAATTGTCGTCAATTTCTTCAATATCTGCAACTAGTTCAAAATCTAATTTACTACTTGCTGCACCTAAAGTAATGTTAGAATATTCCGTGGTGTCTTTTAAAACTAACCTAATTTCTGGCATTCCTTTTAATCCAAAAATAAATGAATCTCCATCAACTTCGAACTTTTGAATGCTTTCTGGCATTAGTTGTTCAAAATTTTGCAAATCAGTTAAAAATTCAAACATTTCTTTTTGAGATTTCTTTACCGCTACTGTATTTCCTTTGATGTTCATTTTTTTTGTTTTAAGTGTTATGATTTGCTTTATTTCAAAAATGTTGCCAAACTATTGTTTCCATTTACTTGGATTAACTCTCCAATCTTCCAATGTTCTTAATTCTTCAGCGTTTATGTATTTACTGTCTAGAGCTTGCTCCAATAAAAACTCGTAATTACTAAGTGTAGTTAGTTCTACGTTTGCTTCTTTAAAATTTTCTGTAGCAATATCAAATCCGTAAGAGAAAATAGCAACCATTCCTTTTACATTGGCGTCACATTCTTTAAGTGCTTTTACAGCATTTAAACTACTTTTTCCTGTGCTTATTAAATCTTCAATTACAACAACATTTTGACCACGTTCTAAATGTCCTTCAATTTGGTTTTTTCTTCCATGTTTTTTTGGCTCTGGCCTAACATAAATAAAAGGAACACCTAATTCTTGTGCAACTAAAATTCCAATAGCTATTGCACCTGTTGCAACACCAGCAATTACATCTGGTTTTCCATGTTTTAGTTCTACTATTTTAGCAATTTCTTCTTTTAAAAAGTTTCTAACAGGAGGGTAAGATAATGTTACTCTATTATCACAATAAATTGGAGATTTCCAGCCAGACGCCCAAGTAAATGGTTCATTAGGACTTAGCTTTATTGCTTTAACTTGCAGTAATAATTCAGCAGTTTTTTTTGATGTATCTTTGTTTAAACTCATAGTGCTGCAAATGTATAAAGTTTTTGTAAATGATAAGCCTATAATTATTACAGATTCTTCACAAAAGGATAAAAAATTTCTTACCTATTTTTTTGATGAGGTAATTATTGATGAAATTATTTATCGATTTAAAACTGAAAACATAAAAGGAGTTTACCTAATCACAAATAATTTAGAACAAGCTTGGCGTAATTTCAGAGAAAATTTTAAGGTAGTTAAAGCTGCTGGCGGATTGGTTTTTAACCAAAACAAAGAAATTTTATTTATTTATAGAGGTAATAAATGGGATTTGCCAAAAGGACGTGTAGAAGAAGGAGAGGAAATTGAAACTACAGCAATTAGAGAGATAGAAGAAGAATGTAGCGTTTTTAACTTAAAAATAGATTCTTTTTTAACAGCTACATATCATATATTTTATAAAAATAACAAAGCCAAGCTAAAAGAAACCTTTTGGTTTTTAATGCATACAGATTTTACAGGTAAACCTATTCCGCAAAAAGAAGAAGGCATCGTTGAAGCCGTTTTTAAAGACCATACAAGTACATTACAAGCATTACAAAACACTTTTGTAAATATTGGTTTGGTGTATGAAGCCTATCAAAAAGGATTGGATTAGCTTCTTTTTATGACATCATGTCATTTAATTCCTATTTATTTTTTAACATTTCTGCCAAAAACCCTTTTAAAAGCTATTGGCACACACTTTGCCTATTGATTACTCGTAAAATTGAATTAAAAATTAATACATATAATTATGAGTAAAATTATTGGAATAGATTTAGGAACAACAAACTCTTGTGTCTCTGTAATGGAAGGTAATGAGCCAGTTGTAATTCCTAATTCAGAAGGAAAAAGAACTACACCATCTGTAGTTGCTTTCGTAGAAGGTGGAGAACGTAAAATTGGAGATCCAGCAAAACGTCAAGCAGTTACTAACCCAACAAAAACAGTTTATTCTATTAAACGTTTTATGGGGAATAAATTTTCTGAATCTTCTAAAGAAGCAGGAAGAGTTCCTTATAAAGTTGTTAAAGGAGATAATGACACGCCACGTGTAGATATTGACGGACGTTTATATACGCCTCAAGAAATTTCTGCAATGGTATTACAGAAAATGAAAAAAACTGCTGAAGATTATTTAGGAACTTCAGTTGCAGAAGCAGTAATTACTGTGCCAGCATACTTTAACGATGCTCAAAGACAAGCTACAAAAGAAGCAGGTGAAATTGCAGGTTTAAAAGTAAGAAGAATTATAAACGAACCAACTGCAGCTGCATTAGCATACGGTTTAGATAAAGCAGATGAAGATAAGAAAATTGTTGTTTTTGATTTTGGAGGAGGAACACATGATGTTTCTATCTTAGAATTAGGAGACGGAGTT of the Tenacibaculum todarodis genome contains:
- the ftsH gene encoding ATP-dependent zinc metalloprotease FtsH — protein: MSQDKKDTKKNAPFKFNSYWIYVPIIIFLLSLSLFNSGSLGTKRISKNEFFKVLKDNEVSKIVVENNSLAQIYLKEEALKKADYQKQTESVLYKSEAPFFEYNFGDLQNFENEIAKIKTESNLDFDKENIERTSMIDTIIGFLPFILLIGIWLFFMRRMSGGAGGAGGGGQIFNIGKSKAKLFDKDTKVKTTFENVAGLEGAKEEVQEIVDFLKNPGKYTALGGKIPKGALLVGPPGTGKTLLAKAVAGEADVPFFSLSGSDFVEMFVGVGASRVRDLFKQAQQKSPSIIFIDEIDAIGRARGKNSMTGGNDERENTLNQLLTEMDGFGTDTNVIVLAATNRADVLDSALMRAGRFDRQIYVDLPNINEREEIFKVHIKPLKLADDVNVKFLAQQTPGFSGADIANMCNEAALIAARNSKKAIHHQDFLDAVDRIVGGLEKKNKVITPKEKNVIAFHEAGHATVSWMLEHAAPLVKVTIVPRGQSLGAAWYLPAERMIVQTEQMLDEMCATMAGRAAEKIMFNKISTGALSDLEKVTKQARAMVTVYGLNDEVGNVTYYDSSGNDGFVKPYSEATAKKIDEEISKIIEGQYIRAIEILSLHKDKLTILADKLLEKEVIFKDDLEKIFGKRPFDKEETETNNQLPKEEKELLD
- the rsfS gene encoding ribosome silencing factor, with amino-acid sequence MTKKQVSTDELISAIIKGIDDVKGEDIQLLDLREIENTVCDYFIICSGTSNTQVNAISGSVQKGVSKELKDKPWHIEGQTNSEWVLMDYVNVVVHIFQKQVREFYDIESLWGDAKITKIKSV
- a CDS encoding biotin--[acetyl-CoA-carboxylase] ligase, yielding MKLIKLHTTTSTNSFLKELSKETRLDNFTVVLTDEQTLGRGQVQQKWQSEPFNNLTFSVFVSFNDLKIIHQKYLNFAVSSAVFNTLESLDLPKLTIKWPNDILSDNKKLCGILIENQLKKDKINSSVIGIGLNVNQLIFNELPDAISLKIIKQTNFDLDKLLEKIVVNLKNQIRNLAQKNFALLERDYLSSLYKFNKPSMFRDEINQHLFMGKIVGVSLEGKLQVELEDELVKDFGLKEIKFL
- a CDS encoding SRPBCC domain-containing protein encodes the protein MNIKGNTVAVKKSQKEMFEFLTDLQNFEQLMPESIQKFEVDGDSFIFGLKGMPEIRLVLKDTTEYSNITLGAASSKLDFELVADIEEIDDNSSKVTLDFNGKFNMMMAMMVKKPLTSFIETLTDNLDKL
- the pyrE gene encoding orotate phosphoribosyltransferase gives rise to the protein MSLNKDTSKKTAELLLQVKAIKLSPNEPFTWASGWKSPIYCDNRVTLSYPPVRNFLKEEIAKIVELKHGKPDVIAGVATGAIAIGILVAQELGVPFIYVRPEPKKHGRKNQIEGHLERGQNVVVIEDLISTGKSSLNAVKALKECDANVKGMVAIFSYGFDIATENFKEANVELTTLSNYEFLLEQALDSKYINAEELRTLEDWRVNPSKWKQ
- a CDS encoding NUDIX hydrolase; the encoded protein is MYKVFVNDKPIIITDSSQKDKKFLTYFFDEVIIDEIIYRFKTENIKGVYLITNNLEQAWRNFRENFKVVKAAGGLVFNQNKEILFIYRGNKWDLPKGRVEEGEEIETTAIREIEEECSVFNLKIDSFLTATYHIFYKNNKAKLKETFWFLMHTDFTGKPIPQKEEGIVEAVFKDHTSTLQALQNTFVNIGLVYEAYQKGLD